One bacterium (Candidatus Blackallbacteria) CG13_big_fil_rev_8_21_14_2_50_49_14 genomic region harbors:
- a CDS encoding stage V sporulation protein S: MDVLKVSSRSKPTSVAGALAGVVREKGYVEIQAIGAGAVNQAIKAIAIARGYVAPSGLDLVFIPAFVDVMIDGEERTAIKLMVEARR; this comes from the coding sequence GTGGACGTTCTGAAGGTGTCATCGCGGTCTAAACCTACTTCTGTCGCAGGGGCTCTGGCGGGAGTTGTTAGGGAAAAAGGATATGTTGAAATACAGGCTATTGGTGCGGGTGCTGTCAACCAAGCCATTAAGGCCATTGCAATTGCAAGAGGCTATGTCGCACCCAGTGGACTGGATCTTGTTTTTATTCCTGCCTTTGTCGATGTGATGATCGATGGCGAAGAAAGAACTGCAATTAAATTAATGGTGGAAGCACGGCGCTAA
- a CDS encoding bacterioferritin: MFEQDVEKKKVVDLLNHILEMELAGMVRYTHYSLMVFGYSRIPIVSWLREQANESMAHALEAGELITSLGGHPSLGIGPLLETHKHDIGDILREAMYHEQESIKAYRELLSLVEGKSITLEEYARRLIHDEVVHATEVDKMLRKPGEIGTYEAFSK, encoded by the coding sequence ATGTTTGAACAAGATGTTGAAAAGAAAAAAGTCGTTGACTTACTAAACCATATTCTCGAAATGGAATTGGCGGGAATGGTCCGCTACACCCATTATTCCTTAATGGTTTTTGGCTATAGCAGAATCCCAATTGTATCCTGGTTACGGGAACAGGCCAATGAATCCATGGCCCATGCTTTGGAAGCTGGCGAGCTGATCACCAGTCTGGGCGGGCATCCCTCCTTGGGAATTGGCCCCCTGCTTGAAACCCATAAACATGATATTGGCGATATTCTCCGCGAAGCCATGTACCATGAGCAGGAATCTATTAAAGCCTATCGGGAATTATTGTCCTTGGTTGAAGGCAAATCGATTACCCTTGAAGAATATGCGCGCCGCTTAATACATGATGAAGTGGTACACGCAACTGAAGTCGACAAAATGTTACGCAAGCCCGGAGAAATTGGCACTTACGAAGCATTCAGCAAATGA
- a CDS encoding DUF423 domain-containing protein, with amino-acid sequence MKLPFESHQSIRLGAFWGFLGVGLGAFGAHALKTRLDPYFLQIFETGVRYQLYHALAMLLTGVLQNLSPEKTKLKWVSLFFNLGILLFSGSLYLLALTGIKAWGAVTPLGGLSFLLAWLLMALFSSKS; translated from the coding sequence ATGAAACTTCCATTTGAAAGCCACCAGTCTATCCGTTTGGGAGCCTTTTGGGGTTTTCTGGGGGTTGGATTGGGGGCTTTCGGTGCACATGCCTTAAAAACCCGTCTGGATCCCTATTTTCTTCAGATTTTTGAGACAGGGGTAAGATACCAGCTCTATCACGCCTTGGCCATGCTCTTGACCGGCGTGCTTCAAAATCTGTCTCCAGAAAAAACAAAATTGAAGTGGGTTTCACTTTTTTTTAATCTGGGAATTCTCTTGTTTTCAGGCAGTCTCTATCTTTTAGCGCTCACAGGTATCAAGGCCTGGGGCGCTGTCACCCCCCTGGGTGGATTGAGTTTTCTGCTGGCTTGGCTGCTCATGGCTCTCTTCTCATCGAAATCCTAA
- the trxA gene encoding thioredoxin — MALQEVTDQNFEEEVLKAGSPVLVDFWAPWCGPCRLVTPVVEEIAKEYEGKLKVVKVNTDDNPQTAVNYHISGIPSLLLFKEGQVADQIVGAVPKARLSNMVSQHV; from the coding sequence ATGGCGCTACAAGAAGTTACAGATCAAAATTTTGAAGAAGAAGTGCTTAAAGCTGGTTCACCCGTATTGGTAGACTTTTGGGCACCCTGGTGCGGCCCCTGTCGCTTGGTGACTCCCGTGGTAGAAGAAATCGCCAAAGAATATGAAGGCAAATTAAAAGTTGTCAAAGTGAATACAGACGATAATCCTCAAACGGCAGTCAATTATCACATCAGTGGCATTCCCTCTCTGCTCCTGTTCAAAGAAGGTCAAGTTGCAGACCAAATCGTAGGCGCAGTTCCCAAGGCCCGCCTTTCAAACATGGTCAGCCAACACGTCTAA
- a CDS encoding FAD-binding oxidoreductase codes for MIPWEILRSQLGEERVITNPTLCRAMASDASFYHLIPQAVVYPRSESDIQALFQFSQTEQIPLTFRAAGTSLSGQAISEGILVGLARDWRSFEVLNAGEQVSFQPGVVAGHLNAALKPCGRKIGPDPASINACMMGGVLANNASGMCCGVAQNAYHTLASLRFILPSGHLLDTSDPDAEQLFEAELPELAKELRLMRQEIHEHPALLQLIRQKYRQKNTMGYSLNAFVDFETPLEILSHLLIGSEGTLAFISKAVLNTVADARLKMTGLLVFQDIQSACYAIPSLSTLGAQAIELMDRASLRAIELQTELEWIQALPEAAAALLVEFQAHEETSLHSLQAQLEDLLKSWPLLAATEFTRDQKKQAELWKIRKGLFPSVGAVRAQGTTVIIEDFAVSLEVLAEAVTELQELFQRYAYQEAIIFGHAKDGNLHFVITQSFNQPDQIQRYHDFMADLVAMIVSKFQGALKAEHGTGRNMAPFVETEWGPEAYALFKRLKKLIDPMGFLNPGVILNDDSQAHVQNLKTLPVIEAVVDQCIECGFCEKQCPSRNLSLTPRQRIVLRREMQRLKHDPAQAGLLKVLQEDYPYYALDTCATDGLCALACPVKIDTGLLVKQLRSESCSDFKQAMALRMAKQFPLLEKSLRLGLQWGKWGHHTLGTHRINQLKKLFLDALFDLPDWPPEWPEPKPWQPLAVSNLSADAVYFSSCITRNLGYEAENPLPEVLHRLCKKAGIKLADIPMGHCCGLPFGSKGLHEAGNYLRNQSIDMLWQHSDFGRLPVLVDNSPCTWQLLSQPEGLNPENQSRIQKLRIIDSIVFALEFLLPNLKLQPIHAKAWVHPVCSVQKMGIEDQLLSLVSACVTQAEIPQAAGCCGFAGDRGYWVPELTQSALKDEASALELQSSADFYCSSSRTCELGLERATQKAWHSYLYLLDRVSEA; via the coding sequence ATGATTCCCTGGGAGATTTTACGCTCCCAATTGGGCGAGGAGCGTGTGATTACCAATCCTACGCTTTGCCGGGCAATGGCCTCAGACGCCAGTTTTTATCACCTTATTCCCCAAGCTGTGGTCTATCCTCGTTCTGAATCCGATATTCAGGCACTGTTTCAATTCAGTCAAACTGAGCAGATTCCGCTGACCTTTCGTGCGGCAGGCACCAGTCTCTCTGGTCAAGCCATCAGTGAGGGGATTTTGGTGGGTTTGGCCCGTGATTGGCGAAGTTTTGAAGTTTTAAATGCAGGTGAACAGGTAAGTTTTCAACCCGGCGTGGTGGCTGGGCATTTAAATGCCGCGTTGAAGCCCTGCGGAAGAAAAATTGGCCCAGATCCGGCTTCCATCAATGCCTGTATGATGGGGGGGGTGCTTGCCAATAATGCCAGTGGCATGTGTTGTGGGGTTGCTCAAAATGCCTACCACACCTTGGCTTCGCTCCGATTTATTTTACCTTCTGGTCATCTCCTTGATACCTCAGACCCCGATGCCGAGCAATTATTTGAAGCTGAATTGCCCGAACTTGCAAAAGAATTGCGCCTGATGCGTCAGGAAATTCATGAGCATCCCGCTTTGTTGCAGCTGATTCGTCAAAAGTATCGGCAAAAAAACACAATGGGTTACAGTCTGAATGCCTTTGTGGATTTTGAAACGCCCTTGGAGATCCTCAGCCATCTTCTGATTGGCTCAGAGGGAACCTTGGCCTTTATCTCAAAAGCGGTTCTGAATACTGTCGCTGACGCGCGCTTAAAAATGACAGGATTGCTTGTCTTTCAAGATATACAGTCTGCCTGTTATGCAATTCCTTCACTTTCAACTTTGGGGGCCCAGGCCATCGAATTGATGGACAGGGCTTCGCTGCGGGCGATAGAATTACAAACCGAATTGGAGTGGATCCAGGCTTTACCTGAAGCGGCAGCCGCTTTGCTGGTGGAATTTCAGGCCCATGAAGAAACGAGCCTTCACTCCCTGCAAGCTCAACTTGAAGACTTGCTGAAATCCTGGCCCTTGCTGGCCGCAACTGAGTTTACACGGGATCAGAAAAAACAAGCGGAGCTTTGGAAGATTCGCAAAGGGCTTTTTCCCTCTGTGGGGGCCGTCAGGGCGCAGGGGACCACCGTGATTATCGAGGACTTTGCCGTTTCCCTGGAGGTGCTGGCGGAAGCGGTTACTGAGTTACAGGAATTATTTCAACGCTATGCCTATCAGGAAGCGATTATCTTTGGACATGCCAAAGATGGAAATCTGCATTTTGTCATCACCCAATCGTTTAATCAGCCCGATCAGATTCAACGCTACCATGATTTTATGGCCGATCTTGTCGCCATGATCGTCTCCAAATTTCAGGGGGCTTTGAAAGCAGAACATGGGACAGGTCGGAATATGGCCCCCTTTGTTGAAACAGAATGGGGGCCTGAGGCCTATGCCCTGTTTAAACGCTTGAAAAAGCTTATCGACCCGATGGGGTTTTTAAACCCTGGCGTGATTTTGAATGATGATTCCCAGGCCCATGTTCAAAATTTGAAAACCTTACCTGTGATTGAAGCTGTGGTGGATCAATGTATTGAATGCGGATTTTGCGAAAAACAATGCCCCAGCCGAAACCTCAGTCTGACTCCCCGTCAACGGATTGTGCTGAGAAGGGAAATGCAGCGTTTGAAACACGATCCAGCCCAGGCTGGGCTTTTAAAAGTTTTACAAGAGGATTACCCGTACTATGCTCTGGATACCTGTGCAACCGATGGACTTTGTGCCTTGGCCTGCCCTGTTAAAATTGACACGGGTCTTTTGGTCAAACAATTGCGTTCTGAATCCTGTTCAGATTTTAAACAGGCAATGGCCCTTCGCATGGCAAAACAATTTCCGCTGCTTGAAAAATCTCTGCGTTTGGGGCTTCAATGGGGAAAGTGGGGGCACCACACGCTGGGGACTCACAGGATAAATCAGCTGAAAAAGCTGTTTTTAGATGCTCTCTTTGATTTGCCCGATTGGCCCCCTGAATGGCCTGAGCCGAAACCCTGGCAACCCCTTGCTGTCTCAAATCTTTCAGCAGATGCTGTCTACTTCAGTTCATGTATTACCCGAAATTTGGGTTACGAAGCTGAAAATCCTTTGCCTGAAGTGCTGCATCGGCTTTGCAAAAAGGCGGGGATTAAACTCGCTGATATTCCCATGGGACACTGTTGTGGTCTGCCCTTTGGCTCAAAGGGACTGCATGAAGCGGGCAATTACCTGCGCAATCAAAGCATCGACATGCTCTGGCAGCATTCTGATTTTGGGCGACTGCCTGTCTTGGTGGACAATAGCCCCTGTACCTGGCAGTTGCTCAGTCAACCCGAGGGGCTGAATCCTGAAAATCAATCTAGAATCCAAAAGCTGCGCATTATCGACAGCATTGTGTTTGCCCTTGAGTTTCTACTCCCCAACCTGAAATTGCAACCCATCCATGCAAAAGCTTGGGTGCATCCGGTTTGTTCAGTTCAGAAAATGGGAATTGAAGACCAACTGCTCAGTTTGGTTTCAGCATGTGTGACCCAGGCTGAAATTCCGCAAGCTGCTGGTTGCTGTGGTTTTGCCGGGGATCGGGGGTATTGGGTTCCTGAATTAACGCAATCGGCCTTGAAAGACGAGGCTTCAGCCCTTGAGCTTCAATCTTCAGCTGACTTCTATTGTTCCAGCAGCCGTACCTGTGAATTGGGCCTGGAACGCGCCACTCAAAAAGCCTGGCATTCTTATCTCTATCTTTTGGACAGGGTCAGCGAGGCCTGA